The segment CGGCCCAGCCCCGCAGCGCCGCTTGCTCCTCGGGTCTTAATGCCCGCGTCACCTTGGCCGGCGCCCCGAGGACCATCGAACCCGGCGGCACGATCGTGCGCGGCGTCACCACCGCCCCCGCCCCCACGATGCTGCGCGCGCCGATTCGCGCGCCGTCCAGCACCGTCGCGCCCATGCCGATCAGGCACTCATCCTCGATCGTGCACGCGTGAACAATCGCCGCGTGCCCGATGGTGCACCACGCGCCGATAATCGCATCGAGATCGTCGGCCAGGTGCACGATCGCGTTGTCCTGGATGTTCGTGCCCTCGCCGACGATGATCCGCGCGATGTCGCCGCGCAGCACCGCGCCGTAGAACACGCTCGCTTTCGGCCCGAGCGTCACGTCGCCCACCACCGTCGCGTTCGGCGCGACCCAGTTGGCCTGCGCGATGTCAGGCGTCTTCGTCAGATGCCGCTCCAGTCGTTCTTGCACCGTCATGCCCTCCATCTTTGTCCGCCCACCGCGCTCCGCAAGCGGTGAAACGCCCTCGCCCGCGCGGAAGCACTTTTCACGTATTACGTGAAAATCTATCCGCCGCGTTCGCTCTCGCGGCATGGCGCTGCCCTGCGCCTGCTCTATCTCCGGCTCTCGGCTGCCCCGCCGCGCGGGCGCTTTCCGTTCGCGACCGGGGCCGTCGGCTAATTTCACGTATTACGTGAAATTAGCGTGCGCGGGCGGCCCTCGCACGCGGCCGAAGAAGGATGGCCCACGCCGGCAGGCGCAGCACGGCAGGCGCGGGCACTGATCGTCGCACCGCGTTTGTGGCTCGCCGACGAGACGCCGCGCCACAAGCTCGGGAGCACTGCTTTCTGGCATGGACTTCATCCTTCACCTCGGCCGCGGCTTTTTTGGCATCGCGGTTTTTTTGGCGATCGCCGTCGCCCTGAGCGAAAACCGCCGCGCCATCAGCTGGCGGCTGATCGCCACCGGCGTCGCGCTGCAATTCACCTTTGCCGCACTCGTGCTCTACTTCGCTCCGGCGCGCATCGTCATCGAGTGGATTGGCTCCCGCTTCGTCGACCTGCTCGGTTTCACCAACGCCGGCGTCGAGATGCTGTTCGGCTCACTCGCCGACAAGTCAAAGCACGGCGTGCTCTTCGCGATTCAGGTTCTTCCCTCGATCATCTTCTTCTCCGCTTTCTCGTCGCTGCTCTACTACCTCGGCATCCTGCAAAAGATCGTGTTCGTGTTCGCCTGGGTGATGTCGAAGACGATGCGGCTCTCCGGCGCGGAAACCCTCAGCGCCTCGGCCAACATTTTCCTCGGCCAAACCGAGGCGCCGTTCCTGATCAAGCCATACCTGCCGACGATGACGCGCTCGGAGATGCTCACCATCATGACGGGCGGCATGGCGACGATCGCGGGCGCCGTGATGATCGCCTACATTGCATTCCTCGGCGGCGATGATCCGCAGCAGCAGGTGCTGTTCGCCACGCATCTCATCACCGCGTCGGTGATCAACGCGCCCGCCGGGCTCATGCTTTCCAAAATCCTGCTGCCGCAGACGGAGCCGGTGAGCACGGACCTCAATGTCTCCAAGGAGCGGATCGGCTCGAACCTGGTTGACGCGGTCTGCGTCGGCACGACCGACGGCCTCAAGCTCGCCGTCAACGTGGGCGCCATGTTGATCGCATTCACCGCGCTGATCGCAATGCTCAACGCCTTGCTTGGCTGGTTCGGCAGCCCGCACGATCTGGTGATCGGCGGCGCCACGCTCGTGCACTACCCGGGGCTGAACGCCTGGATCCGGGAGGTGACCGACGGCGCGTTTCAAAGCTTCTCGCTCGAGTTGCTGTTCGGACTCGTCTACGCGCCGATTGCCTGGCTGCTCGGCATAGACTTGGGTCATTTGCTTCAGTCGGGCGCGCTCCTCGGCACCCGCACGGTGCTCAACGAATTCATCTCGTTCTCGCAACTCGCCGGCCTGAAGTCCTCCGGCGCGCTCACCGACGCGCGCACGATCATCATTCTCACCTACGCGATGTGCGGGTTCGCCAACATCGTCTCCATTGGCATACAGATCGGCGGCATCGGTGCACTCGCGCCGAACCAGCGCTCCAACCTCGCGCAACTCGGCGTGAAGGCCATGATCGGCGGCACGCTCGCGTGCTACCTCTCCGCGTGCGTCGCCGGGATCCTGACGTAGCCTTTTGCGTAGGGCCGGCGCTCGTCGCCGGCCGCAAACGCGTTGGCCGCTCCATCCTCACGCCCGGCTGCCGATGAACGGCAGCCCTACAGTGCCTCCCTCACCGGGGCTGCAGGCGAGGCGCCCGCGCTTCCACCAACGTTTACTTTTTATACCACGTGCCGTCCGGCTTCTGCAGCCACACGCCCGGCGCGCTCGCGCCGGCGATCTGACGCGCGCGGGCCCGGCCCACCTGCTCCGGCGTCGTGCCCGTCTGCTTGGCCAGCTCCGCATACACAATCGCGCGATCACGATTCTCCGCCGCCATCACGTCACCCGTCGCGGTGTCGCCGTCGCGCAGTTCGATCATGCCGCGATTGTTTTCACCCAACGCGCCGCTCGCCTTGAGCTGGTCGAGCTGCGAAAGCCGCTGGCTCATCCGGGACTTCACCGTCGCGAGATCCTCCGCGCGCGCGGTGAACACGCCCGCCCCAAAGGTCAGGGCTGCGGCAATGGCAAGCAGGCGAAAAAGAGACGTCTTCATGGTGATCACGGTTTGACTGCGGGCGTTTCCAAGGTGGCGGATTTCTGGTCGAGGTCGCCAAAGAAATCGTTCAAAGCGCGATCGACCTTCACGTTCACATCGACGGTGACATGGATGGGTTTCACCTCGATGGGCTGAGTCTTGACGCTCAGGCAGCCGCCCGAGGCCAAACTCAGCAGCACGAGCGGAACGAGAAAGCGGGTGTTCATGCGCGGAGACGTTGCGCTCGTAGACGCGCAGTTTCAACGCAAGTTTCGCGTCCGCCGCGCCGGCCGTGTGACCAAACCCATCCCGCGGGCCGCGGCGCGCCCTGCGCCCGCCGGGCCACATGAAACCGCACGCCGACCTACCTCGGCCCTGCGCGCAGGAATTTCGTCCGACGGAAACAACCTCTCCGCGCCCCTATCGGCCGCCGAATTGCAGGCGGTGGCTGGTGCCGAGCTTGATGAGCGATTCGAGCGGCCCACGTACGTTCACCGTCAGGTCCACCGGCGCGCGCAGCTTCGGATCGACCGGTCCACCCGCCAGGTGCACGTGCGCCGTCCGGCCCTCGCTGTCGCCGTCAGGCGTAAACGTCACCTCCAGCAACTCCGCCCGCAGCGGAATCTCGCCCGTCTCGATCTGTCCCAACCCCGGATAATGTTTCAGGACCTCGGCGGGCAGGCTCGCGGAAATCAGCCCGGGCGTCGGCGCCAACCGCACTTCGGCCGGCTCGTCCTTGCGTACCGCGAGATGCCCCTCGCGCATTTGCAGCCCCTCCGCCTCGCTCCAGCGCAAACCCACCACGCCGTCGACCCGGCCGCTCGCAGCCGCAAGCGCGTCCGGCACGAGCGCGGCCAGATCCTGCAGCCCCACGCGTGTCAACCGGAGCTTCAGATCGAGCACCAGCGGCGACAGCGGCACCGTGCACGGATCGAGCGTCACGTCGCCCCCGGCGATTTCGATCCGCGCCTCACGCACGACCAGCGTCGCCGCGGCCTCGAGCAGCGCGCGCAGCAGAAAGTTTCGCGCGCCAAACCGCGTCGTCGTGATCGTGCCGATCGTCAGCTCAAACGGTCCTTCGCTCCGCACCTCACGCCGCGCTGCGTCGATCGCGAAATCGCCCGCCACCGCGAGCTGGGCCAACGCCCACCCGTCGGCTTCGTGCCGCAAACCGCCTTCGCGCCACACGACTTTCACCACGCCCATCGGCCCGCCCTCGCGCCACTCGCCTTTCCCTTCCAACTCGACCACGCCCTCCGCCGTCACGCCCTCTGCGGCTGCCCCGAGCTTTGGCGCCAACGCGCGCCACCACGTGCCCGCATCGAGTCGGCCGGCCGACAGCGCCCAGGTTCCGTTTCCAGTCGCTGCATGGAGCTCAAGTTCGAGCTCCAGATGCGTGCCGTCGCCTTCCACGGCGATCCGCGCGACCCGCTTGCCCGGCTCCGGGGTGGCAACCGAGACCCGCCACGTCAGCTTGGGTGAGTTGGGCAGCAGCTTGAGGCTCGTCGCGCCGGAGACGGATCCATCCAACGGCGGAACCTGCCATTGCGCCGCGGCACGAGCCGGCAGGGTCCACACGAGCAGCGCCACGGCGGCGGCGAGAAACAGACGCCGGTCGTTGCCCCCGCGCACGGCGGCGCGGGCCGGCTTCGTTTCACGATGACGGATCACGCGAAGCCGGGCACGAATGTTCGGAGGCAGCCACGCGCCTACGGCACGCGCACCGGCTTCAGATTCCAGATCTGCTCGGCGTATTCGCGAATCGTCCGGTCGCTCGAGAATTTGCCGACGCGCGCCGTATTCAGGATCGCCATCTTCGCCCAGTTCGCGCGGTCGCGGTACGCGCGGTCCACCTTCGCCTGGCAATCGCAGTAGGAACGGAAATCCGCCAGCACCATGAACGGATCCCCGCCGCCGAGCAGGCTGTGGTGCAGGATCGAGAACGCCCCGTGCTCGCCGGGCGTGAAATAGTCGCTGCCCAGCCAGTCCACGATCGCGCGCAGTTCCTCGTCGCGCTGATAGACATCCCACGGCCGGTAACCCGCGGCGCGCAACTCCTCCACCTGCACGACGGTCATGCCGAAGATGAAGATGTTTTCGTCGCCGACTTCCTCGTGGATTTCGACGTTGGCCCCATCCAGCGTGCCGATCGTCAGTGCGCCGTTGAGCGCCAGCTTCATGTTGCCGGTGCCCGACGCTTCCTTGCCCGCAGTCGAGATCTGCTCCGAGAGATCCGCGGCCGGGATGATTTTTTCCGCCAGCGACACGCGGTAGTTCGGCAGGAACGCGACCTTCAGCCGGTCGTTCACCCGCGGATCGCTGTTGATCTTCCCGCCGATCACGTTGATCGCGCGAATGATGTTCTTCGCGAGGTCGTAGCCCGGCGCCGCCTTCGCCGCGAACACGAAAACCCGCGGCACGAGGTCGAGCGACGGGTTCTGCAGGATGCGCCGGTAAAGCGCGAGGATGTGCAGCAGATTCAGGTGCTGCCGCTTGTATTCGTGCAGCCGCTTGATCTGCACGTCGAACAGCGCGTCGGGCGACACCTCCAACCCGCAGTCGCTGCGAATGACCGCGGTGAGCTGAACCTTGTTGGCCCGCTTGATCGCCATGAACTCCTCCTGGAACGCGGCGTCGCCCGCGTGCGACTCGAGCCCGCGGAGCAGGTCGAGATCGCGCACCCACGCCTCGCTGCCCAGCGTCCGCGTGATCAGCGCGCTCAGCTGCGGATTGCACTGCGCGAGCCACCGGCGCGGGGTGATGCCGTTGGTCTTGTTCTGAAACCGGCCGGGGAAGAGTTCGTTGAACTCCGGGAAGAGCTGCTTCTTCAGCAGCTCCGTGTGCAGCGCCGCCACGCCGTTCACCGCATGCGAACCGACGACGGACAGATGCGCCATCCGGATCATCTTGTTGCCGTTCTCCTCGACCAGCGAGCAGGTGCGCATTTTCTCGACGTTGCCCGGCCACTTCGCCTGCACCTTTTGCAGGAACCGGCTGTTCATTTCGTAGATGATCTGGAGATGCCGCGGCAGCACGCGCTCGAACAGCGACACGCTCCATTTCTCCAGCGCCTCGGGCAACAGCGTGTGGTTCGTATAACCGAAGGTGCGCTGCACGATTTCCCACGCCGCCTCCCATTCCATCTGGTGCTCGTCGAGCAGGATTCGCATCGATTCGACCACCGCGATCGCCGGGTGCGTGTCGTTCAACTGCACCGCCACCTTCTCGGGAAAATTCGCCCAGGTGTTGACCGGATTGCGGAAATGCCGCCGCAGGATATCGCGCAGCGAACACGCTACGAAGAAATACTGCTGCACCAGCCGCAGCTCCTTGCCGTTCTCCGTCTTGTCATTCGGATACAGCACCTTCGAGATCGTCTCGCCCACGGCCTTCTCGCGCACCGCCTCCACGTAGCCGCCGGAGTTGAACGCCGCCAGGTCGAAGTCCTTC is part of the Opitutus terrae PB90-1 genome and harbors:
- a CDS encoding gamma carbonic anhydrase family protein, translated to MTVQERLERHLTKTPDIAQANWVAPNATVVGDVTLGPKASVFYGAVLRGDIARIIVGEGTNIQDNAIVHLADDLDAIIGAWCTIGHAAIVHACTIEDECLIGMGATVLDGARIGARSIVGAGAVVTPRTIVPPGSMVLGAPAKVTRALRPEEQAALRGWAEKYVEVSKAHALRQAKVKKT
- a CDS encoding NupC/NupG family nucleoside CNT transporter, producing MDFILHLGRGFFGIAVFLAIAVALSENRRAISWRLIATGVALQFTFAALVLYFAPARIVIEWIGSRFVDLLGFTNAGVEMLFGSLADKSKHGVLFAIQVLPSIIFFSAFSSLLYYLGILQKIVFVFAWVMSKTMRLSGAETLSASANIFLGQTEAPFLIKPYLPTMTRSEMLTIMTGGMATIAGAVMIAYIAFLGGDDPQQQVLFATHLITASVINAPAGLMLSKILLPQTEPVSTDLNVSKERIGSNLVDAVCVGTTDGLKLAVNVGAMLIAFTALIAMLNALLGWFGSPHDLVIGGATLVHYPGLNAWIREVTDGAFQSFSLELLFGLVYAPIAWLLGIDLGHLLQSGALLGTRTVLNEFISFSQLAGLKSSGALTDARTIIILTYAMCGFANIVSIGIQIGGIGALAPNQRSNLAQLGVKAMIGGTLACYLSACVAGILT
- a CDS encoding YdbL family protein, whose amino-acid sequence is MKTSLFRLLAIAAALTFGAGVFTARAEDLATVKSRMSQRLSQLDQLKASGALGENNRGMIELRDGDTATGDVMAAENRDRAIVYAELAKQTGTTPEQVGRARARQIAGASAPGVWLQKPDGTWYKK
- a CDS encoding intermembrane phospholipid transport protein YdbH family protein; protein product: MIRHRETKPARAAVRGGNDRRLFLAAAVALLVWTLPARAAAQWQVPPLDGSVSGATSLKLLPNSPKLTWRVSVATPEPGKRVARIAVEGDGTHLELELELHAATGNGTWALSAGRLDAGTWWRALAPKLGAAAEGVTAEGVVELEGKGEWREGGPMGVVKVVWREGGLRHEADGWALAQLAVAGDFAIDAARREVRSEGPFELTIGTITTTRFGARNFLLRALLEAAATLVVREARIEIAGGDVTLDPCTVPLSPLVLDLKLRLTRVGLQDLAALVPDALAAASGRVDGVVGLRWSEAEGLQMREGHLAVRKDEPAEVRLAPTPGLISASLPAEVLKHYPGLGQIETGEIPLRAELLEVTFTPDGDSEGRTAHVHLAGGPVDPKLRAPVDLTVNVRGPLESLIKLGTSHRLQFGGR
- a CDS encoding glycogen/starch/alpha-glucan phosphorylase, which encodes MPTTTPQPAATDVSPSESGHTAPPFLTKNLAPLAPPVQHLRALILRHLTSTLARHPGAATPRDWWIATALAARDRIHERMIETQAVHNIENVRRVYYFSLEYLMGRLFESNLLATGLTEDARSALKSLGVDFDAVREAEIDMGLGNGGLGRLAACFLDSLSTLDYPALGYGIYYEFGLFKQEFVNGHQIEHPDSWLLFGDPWEVVRADYTQEVHLYGRVENVFDDRGNSRPRWVDTQTIVGVPHDIPIAGYGTKTVNLLRLWASKASKDFDLAAFNSGGYVEAVREKAVGETISKVLYPNDKTENGKELRLVQQYFFVACSLRDILRRHFRNPVNTWANFPEKVAVQLNDTHPAIAVVESMRILLDEHQMEWEAAWEIVQRTFGYTNHTLLPEALEKWSVSLFERVLPRHLQIIYEMNSRFLQKVQAKWPGNVEKMRTCSLVEENGNKMIRMAHLSVVGSHAVNGVAALHTELLKKQLFPEFNELFPGRFQNKTNGITPRRWLAQCNPQLSALITRTLGSEAWVRDLDLLRGLESHAGDAAFQEEFMAIKRANKVQLTAVIRSDCGLEVSPDALFDVQIKRLHEYKRQHLNLLHILALYRRILQNPSLDLVPRVFVFAAKAAPGYDLAKNIIRAINVIGGKINSDPRVNDRLKVAFLPNYRVSLAEKIIPAADLSEQISTAGKEASGTGNMKLALNGALTIGTLDGANVEIHEEVGDENIFIFGMTVVQVEELRAAGYRPWDVYQRDEELRAIVDWLGSDYFTPGEHGAFSILHHSLLGGGDPFMVLADFRSYCDCQAKVDRAYRDRANWAKMAILNTARVGKFSSDRTIREYAEQIWNLKPVRVP